Sequence from the bacterium genome:
CGGAAAAGGAATGCACCCTTTTTGTCTTCTCCCCTTGGAGTGTTTGGGGTAGTATGTCCCCAAGAGTTTGCAGAGAGGTTAATGGGATGAGGTTGCCCCCTTATAGGTCATTCCGGACTTGATCCGGAATCTCGTTTTTTACGTTGTGCTTACTACCAGCGTGGATTAAGTTAGAGATCCTGAAACAAGTTCAGGATGGTAAAATTGGGCGGATAGAAGGCAAAAGAGTGGCAATCTCGTTTTCAGCCCCCCATTCCGTCTTTTGTAGTTAGTCTTGCGAGCTTTATCCACCAAAGCCTTGGCGTAGGAGGGCGTTTTTTGGCGTGGCAATCTCGCCGAAGGCGGAAAAGGAATGCACCCTTTTTGTCTTCTCCCCTTGGAGTGTTTGGAGTAGTATGTCCCCAAGAGTTTGCAAAGAGGTTAATGGGATGAGGTTGCCCCCTTATATGTCATTCCGGACTTGATCCGGAATCTCGTTTTCCTTACTTCATAATAACAAAAACAAATTGTGGCGTTCGATGACAAAATGGGCGGGGAAAAACAAACAACATAGAACTAAGCATAACTTTTAAACAGAGAGGAAAAAAACAATGAAATTCTTTAAAATGTCTGGTTCAGGTAATGATTTTGTAATTATAGATAATAGAAAAAATATAATTGAGGATAGAAAATCTACTGCTATCAAACTTTGTCATAGAAAATTTGGCGTTGGAGCTGATGGTCTTATGTTGGTTGAAGATTCACAGCAAGCAGATTTTCGTATGAGGATTTTTAATTCAGATGGTAGTGAAGCAGAAATGTGTGGAAATGGGTTAAGATGTATTGTAAGGTTTGTTTCTGAGAATATATATCAGAAAGATGCTCTGATGGTAGAAACAGAAGCGGGTCTTCTTGAAGGTTTTGTTGAGCAAGAACAGAATATAAGAGTTCAACTTAATGTCTCAGGTGAAGCCAAACTAAATATTGATATACCGATTGAAAATGTTATCTTGAAAGGACATTTTATAAATACAGGTGTCCCACATACTGTTATAGTAACAGACGATATTGAAAATATAGAATTAGAAAAGTTTGGACCTCTTGTTAGATACCATAAACTTTTTGCGCCCGGAGGTACTAACGTTAATTGGATTCAAGTGATTGATAAACAACAACTAAAAATACGTACTTATGAAAGAGGTGTAGAAGCTGAAACACTTTCTTGTGGTACTGGAAGTGTGGCTGGAGCTTTAATAAGTAATTTGTTGAATAAAACAGTTTCTCCTACAAGTATTATTGCTCGTTCTGGCGAGATTTTGAAAATATCTTTCGATGAAGAACATAAAAAAATATATCTTTCAGGGAAAACCCAACTTTCTTTTAAAGGAGAATGGATAGGGGTTTAAAAAATATTAGGTATAAACAATTTGACTGTATTTCCCTCTCTTTAGGTGGGCTTGTTTTAGGTGTTCTGCTTTCATATAATGGTTTATCTCTGTTTTATGTTATTCTTTTATCTTTAATTGTTTCTCCTGTCATATTTATACTTAATAAAAGATTCTGTTTTTTTACGTTTTTTTTGGTTATCTCTGCTTTAATTACTGCACAGCAACTTAAAATTTCAGATACCAATATTGTTAATGCAAACATAAAAGAGATAACCAGTATTTCTGGTAAGGTTCTTCAATGTAGAGAAACGTCTTTTGCTGTTAGGTATACCCTGCTTGTTGATAAATATCAATTAACTGATAATAGGACTTTTAAATCTTCAGGTAAAGTTTTGCTTAATACTGGGAAGAAATATATTTTTCCAGCAGGTAGTTCAATCAAAGCTTTAGAGGTTTCTTTAAGAGAACTCCAGCCTCCAAAAAACCCTGGTGAAGAAGATTTTAGGGTTTTTATGCATAAACAAGGGATTTTTTTACAAGGAAAAACAGGTAAAATTCTTTTGTTAGAACCTCCCAAAAACCGTGTGAATAACTTCCTTGTCCGAATAAGAAAAAAACTTTCGGACCGTCTTGATAAAAGTTTTATATACTTTCCTGAAGAAAAAGCGCTCCTTGAAACTATGACCCTCGGTAACGAAAATGTTCCTTTTTTTCTAAGAGAGGCAGGAAAAAAGAGCGGAACATATCACCTACTTGTTATTTCTGGTCTACACCTTGCGTTTCTTATTCTTTTTCTTAGAATAATATTTATTCCTTTCCGTAACTTTAATAATAGGCACCCTAAATTTTTCCCTTTGTTTGCTATGTTTGTTCTCTGGTTCTATGTTGGAATCACAGGGTTTAGAGTCCCTGTTATGAGGGCTGCGTTAATGTTAAGTTTCTTTTTTTTATCCGAAATTTTTGAGCAGGAAATTAACGTATTCCAATCGGTTCTACTGGCGGCTATATTACTTTTAATATTTAACCCCTTAAACCTTTTTAACGTTTCTTTTCAACTTTCTTTTGTAGCCACAATAGGAATACTCTTTTTTGTCAAAAGGTACGCTTCTTTTGCTCAAAAAGGGTTTATACAGGGGTTGCTTGTAAGTTCGCTGGGGGCGCAGGTATCTGTGTTGCCTATTTTAATATATCATTTTGGCATATTTTATCCTGTTGGATTTATAAATAACATTATTTTTATGCCACTCGCTGGCTCTATTATGCTTGCTTTTCCTATTTTTCTCATATTCCCTTTCCTTGCTATTCCTTTAAGGCTTCTTCTTTCAGTGTTTTTGTGTCTTGCTACTTTTTCTTCGCAGGTCACACAAGGCTTTGAACTACATTTTAGTTTACCAGTTTTATTTGGTTTATATATTTTGCTTCTTATATTTTTTAGTAGAACTTCAATTAAGAAAAGATTGGTCTATTCTCTCTCTGTGTTGATTATTGTTACAACTATTCTTTTATATACTCCTAAAACAGAACAAAAAAGGGAAGATAAATTATATTTTCTTTCGATAGATAAACCAACTATCATTTTTGTTAATGGACAAGAATTGACTGCTTTTATGTCTGATGATTATAGAAAAAGAGCCCTTGAAAATGTTATATTACCTTTTTTTAAGGAAAAGAAAATCTCAAGGGTGAACCAACTTTTTTATACAGTTATTTCTTATCATCATATAGGGACATTGAAAGCCTTAGAGAAAAAAATGAAGATTGAAAATATTTATGAATACGAGCCAGTTAAAGACACTCTCTTTTATCCTTACTTAAGCATATATTTTTATAATAACAACAAATATTCTTTTGTGTTAAAGAAAAGAGAGGATAAAGTGGTTCTTCCGGAATTGCAGGTGGAATTTCTTGGTGAAGAAAAGTCGAAACTTTCGTATATCGTTAAAAAAAGAGATATAAAAATCCTTATTTC
This genomic interval carries:
- a CDS encoding ComEC/Rec2 family competence protein — its product is MDRGLKNIRYKQFDCISLSLGGLVLGVLLSYNGLSLFYVILLSLIVSPVIFILNKRFCFFTFFLVISALITAQQLKISDTNIVNANIKEITSISGKVLQCRETSFAVRYTLLVDKYQLTDNRTFKSSGKVLLNTGKKYIFPAGSSIKALEVSLRELQPPKNPGEEDFRVFMHKQGIFLQGKTGKILLLEPPKNRVNNFLVRIRKKLSDRLDKSFIYFPEEKALLETMTLGNENVPFFLREAGKKSGTYHLLVISGLHLAFLILFLRIIFIPFRNFNNRHPKFFPLFAMFVLWFYVGITGFRVPVMRAALMLSFFFLSEIFEQEINVFQSVLLAAILLLIFNPLNLFNVSFQLSFVATIGILFFVKRYASFAQKGFIQGLLVSSLGAQVSVLPILIYHFGIFYPVGFINNIIFMPLAGSIMLAFPIFLIFPFLAIPLRLLLSVFLCLATFSSQVTQGFELHFSLPVLFGLYILLLIFFSRTSIKKRLVYSLSVLIIVTTILLYTPKTEQKREDKLYFLSIDKPTIIFVNGQELTAFMSDDYRKRALENVILPFFKEKKISRVNQLFYTVISYHHIGTLKALEKKMKIENIYEYEPVKDTLFYPYLSIYFYNNNKYSFVLKKREDKVVLPELQVEFLGEEKSKLSYIVKKRDIKILISQYLSQEVAEKISDQKFNIAWVSDMKTTVKVKKLLEATQFEYLVLPKDLKKFSGLNSELKTFYLKDSAVIVDFETVPLSISYYQDSSLFLK
- the dapF gene encoding diaminopimelate epimerase, whose protein sequence is MKFFKMSGSGNDFVIIDNRKNIIEDRKSTAIKLCHRKFGVGADGLMLVEDSQQADFRMRIFNSDGSEAEMCGNGLRCIVRFVSENIYQKDALMVETEAGLLEGFVEQEQNIRVQLNVSGEAKLNIDIPIENVILKGHFINTGVPHTVIVTDDIENIELEKFGPLVRYHKLFAPGGTNVNWIQVIDKQQLKIRTYERGVEAETLSCGTGSVAGALISNLLNKTVSPTSIIARSGEILKISFDEEHKKIYLSGKTQLSFKGEWIGV